The Pongo abelii isolate AG06213 chromosome 3, NHGRI_mPonAbe1-v2.0_pri, whole genome shotgun sequence DNA window CTGGGTGCCAGCGCCCCAGAGGTCCCGGGACAGCCCGAGGCGCCGCGCCCGCCGCCCCGAGCTCCCCAAGCCTTGGAGAGCGGCGCACACTCCCGGTCTCCACTCCCTCTTCCAACACCCGCTCGTTTTGGCAGCAGCTCGCGTCCCAGAGACCGAGTTGCCCCAGAGACCGCGACGCCGCCGCTCCGAAGGACCAATGAGAGCCCCGCTGCTACCGCCAGCGCCGGTGGTGCTGTCGCTCTTGATACTCGGCTCAGGTGAGGATTCACCGGCGCTGAACTGCTGGGCTCTCCTCCCATGGCAGGCAAAAGCTGTTGCCTCTTGAGTTTGGCTCTTGCTTCTCTAAAAATCGCCCTTTAGCTCCCCCAACCCTGCGCCGCAGAAGGTGATCACTGTAGCTCCCTCcctaggaggaagagagaagggcagATGTCTCAGACGTCCAGGACAAGGTGTCCCAGAGAATCGCTGTACTATTTCTTTAGTTCAGCTGAGAAGACGGGAGAGATCATTTGAACCTAACCTTTCGTTTCACagattaaaaagattaaaaagaccAAGATCtagagaggtgaagtgatttCCGCAGATATTGGACCCAGCAGTGTTTCCTGCCTCCTGCCTAATTCTCCATCTCCTTTGTCTAGTGATTTCTTCTTTACCTTCCTAGAGGGACTTAGAGTGTCCCGGCGAGAGGTTAAAAGCACCACTCTGATGCTGTTTTATTGAGACCTAAGAAAAAGCAAGATAAAGCAGTGGCTTAACTCTGGGCCCCAAATCTTACTTAGTACTCAGTTTTATTGTCtatgtagtaataataataataatgaaaaatgacaataataatcgATATAATTAACCactgtttctattattttaaaagattatcttttaaaaatatgaacacatcttttaaaaatatgaacacatATGAAGAAAATCTGATATTTGTATCTAGAACCTATCGAAATAGGCCAGGATGGCATTCTAGcaaaaaatgaaatgcatttgGAATGTGAAGTGATGCGAATTTTTAGACATTACCCATCAAGTAATTGTGTTAGATTAATTTGCCAATTTGGCGGGATATTTTtgatgtggaaattaatgtggatcatctgtggaaaagaaaaacttcagaaaaGCAGCTCTGTAATTGGGACAGCTGAATTTGTTTGCTGGCAGAAATGTAAAGTTTCTTTCATAGAAATGACTGAATCACAAACAATAGCACACGTGCAATAACTGCTTTGATGTCAAAAGATAAACTTTTCTACCTAACACAGCTGGATCGAAAGGCACCCtactttaccttttcttttcttcccttattcCCTCCCCTGCAGGCCATTATGCTGCTGGATTGGACCTCAATGACACCTACTCTGGGAAGCGTGAACCATTTTCTGGGGATCACAGTGCTGATGGATTTGAGGTTACCTCAAGAAGTGAGATGTCTTCAGGAAGTGAGATTTCCCCTGTGAGTGAAATGCCTTCTAGTAGTGAACTGTCCTCGGGAGCCGACTATGACTACCCAGAAGAGTATGATAATGAACCACAAATACCTGGCTATATTGTCGATGATTCAGTCAGAGGTGAGTAGGGGATAAAGCAAAAATATGGCCTATGAGATGTGGGTTTATATGAGCAAAGCTGCTTCAGAAGTAAAGCTGCTCCCCAGATTTTCTAGTGGCTTTATTGTTTGTCCATCTGTTGGATAGCCCCTAGGTAAACTGAGACAAAAAGAACCATAATGTGGGCACATCCTATATGGCCAGAGTGATCATAAATGGTGTATGTCTCATTTTTAAACCTAATCTTCACAATGACTTTAAGTAGGaattgttatcctcattttatagatgtgataACTGAAGCCCAAAAGGTTTTGCTCTAGGTTCCACAGGTAACAAGCAGATGAACTAGAATTAGAGCTCCAGTCTGTTTGATTCTATGCAGAAGAGACGCTAAGCTCTTTCCCACTATGCTACATGACTCCCATTCTGAGAGACAAATTTAGACATTAACCATTCCTATCTACTTTGTATCTTAGCTATTGTATCCCCTTCCCCCACACCACCCTTCCCCAGATAACTGCATTTTAATACAAAtaagggaaaagaagaagtaatGGGACAGGAGGCATTAGACTTTAGCATTTAAGTACTAGGTGATGGGAAACtgatggaataataataataatgccatcTGGAAATATTAAAGAAGGGTGAATATACTTAGATTTTGTATTGCTAAAATCACTCTTTAACCCCAAATCCCATTTGTTAGTTATATAACCCatggtttctttcactttcctgttatgtcatattttaaaaaggccCTTTGCTTGGAGTGAAAGTATCAAAGTAAGAGAGAAATATTGCATACTTTGGAGTTTGAAGGAAGAAGAGGTTAACAGTAAATAAGATCTAAATATCCTAAGAACATCCACTACAGAGGCAGGCCAAGATGGTTTCAGAGCtcttgaaggccttttctgtccTGACTTGAGTTTCCCTGGCTTCTCCCCCACTGTGTGGTTCTCAGAACTGGTGAAGGGACATCAAGTGGTACCAGAGGGACAGTGACTGGGGTGAGTGGGAAGTGAGAAAACCTTTAGCGAACACTCCACTTAATTCCCTTCCTTCTGAAAGTGTGCTTTTCTGTGAGGTGGGGAAGGGGTTCATTTGTGCTTATTTTTGAAGGCATGAGATTAGACCCATCAAGGTGTCTAGAAACTGTTCTCTTGAACATGTTTCAAGTTGTTAACACTTCAGAAGGCCAAGTAAATAATTAGTAGTACAAATGATGACTAGTGCTCAAAATTGCAATGCATTGTGAAATAGAGTGAAAATGTTGACTGAACACCTTCGAAAGGCTAAGTTAAATGTCCATGATGTTAGTGCTTATTGCAACACTTCAGCACAGTGACTATTTTTTATTTGCCTCTGTCTATAGTTTGTAATCTATTTGATAAAGCGAAGTTACtttcattcaaaatatttctcttaaAGGACTTTTCTGTCTTGTGCTTTTTTATCATCGGAGAAAAGTTTCAATATAAAAATTGCATAACCACCTCTTAAACATCTGCTACtaattttacttttgttaaaTGTTATTATAATAATCTGCTAAAATACTcagtatttattttccatttccttaATCACAGATATTCTATCTTTGATACCCTAGTTGACCTTCACTATGtttctaatgttttgtatttaatGGGTGCTGCATGACCATTATGACTAATGGTATTTTCTCTTTACTGAAATCTGTTTGCTAAATATTCACTTGGATAAACCTCTTCAGACATTAATGTAACAAAATGCACAGCACTAACACGCAAAGCCCTTTCCTATCTTTAGTATGTGGGTAAACTACACCTTGCATAACTACAAGACTGAACACAAGTTTCTGTGGATCTGATAAGATAAATCTCTGAAGCACTGAATACAAATATTCCTGGGCTCCTGTTTTCAAATAGATTAACCACGAAAATTAGCTCCATGGAAATTATTAATTTGATTATAATCTGTTTATAATCTGGGAGTTGGAGCATTGTAACATAGAGTAACTCTAATTTATAATTCTCAGTTTTTTCCACCTGCAAGTAGTACTCACTAATTCCCAACTATAATCATGAGTGGACACTACTTTCAGgtagaaaaaactgaaaattatgaATTAGAGTTATTTAATCCTCTCTAACTTTTATATTGTGTTAGGTAATGAGGCGCGCATGGCTGTTACCCGTGTGAGCGTTCACCGCTATGACATCTTTCTCTCATGTCTCTAAAATGATATTCAAGTTTGAGAGACTCTTGTcaataaatcttttcttttttagttgaaCAGGTAGTTAAGCCCCCCAAAAACAAGACGGAAAGTGAAAATACTTCAGAtaaacccaaaagaaagaaaaagggaggcaaaaatggaaaaaatagaagaaacagaaagaagaaaaatccatGTAATGCAGAATTTCAAAATTTCTGCATTCACGGAGAATGCAAATATATACAGCACCTGGAAGCAGTAACATGCAAGTAAGTTTTCCTAAAGCATATAGAATTCTGTATTTCTAGCACCATGTCTGAAACCCCTAACTGcaggaaaacatttatttttccaatgt harbors:
- the AREG gene encoding amphiregulin codes for the protein MRAPLLPPAPVVLSLLILGSGHYAAGLDLNDTYSGKREPFSGDHSADGFEVTSRSEMSSGSEISPVSEMPSSSELSSGADYDYPEEYDNEPQIPGYIVDDSVRVEQVVKPPKNKTESENTSDKPKRKKKGGKNGKNRRNRKKKNPCNAEFQNFCIHGECKYIQHLEAVTCKCQQEYFGERCGEKSMKTHSMIDSSLSKIALAAIAAFMSAVILTAIAVITVQLRRRYIRKYEGEAEERKKLRQENGNVHVIA